The Sporosarcina sp. FSL W7-1349 genome contains the following window.
TAATTTGCTGGCGATAAAATATTCAGGATAACATCGAACCCGGCGTCACGGAACGGACAATTCGCTAGATCCGCCACTGTCCAAATGGTGCCCGGATAGGCTTTGGCCGCCGCTACAATCCCTTCCTTCGCCAGATCGATTCCGACCCCGACCCGTTCTCCGCCCAGTGCACCGAGAACATTCATCAGATGGGTTCCTTCCCCACAACCCGCGTCCAAAATAGTCAGCTTATTCTTGTCACCAAGCCGCTCCTGAATGGCTTTTGCAATAAAATCGACGACTGAATCAAAAAATCCCGACGCCATCACATGGCTCCGTGCCGTGAAAAGCTCTTTATCATATTTCGTCGCATGTGCCTGAGGTGCCAAGTTGACGTACCCCTGCTTGGCCAAATCAAATGAATGCCCTGCTTGGCAAACGAATTGCGCCTTGTCCCGCAACGTCATATCTGCGATGCAAATCGGGCAACGGAAAAGCCCTTCATTGGCCTCCAACAGTTCCGCCGCTATCATTTTTTTCAATACTGCCATCCTGGAACCTCCTAAATCGTCCCCTATACTATAGTGCTACCAGTATACCGTTTTTCGGCCAGATCCGAAACCTAAGCGCAAGGTGCCCGCTTGGCCTCGACATGCACTGGTACACCAAAAGGTCCGCGAGCGGAAAATGCTTTATTTCGGCAAATCGAACCCTGCGCGGTTCGATTGACTGTATTCTGGTTGGTTGAAAAGGTTACAATATGGCAAAGGAGGCGAACTGATGAAGCGATTATTTCTTTTTATCTTTCTTCTATTCGCACTGTATTTTGCAAAACCATTATGGGAAGAACCTGTTTCAAAGGTGATCGATCTTTCCTTCCTCGATCCGATTGATGAAAAAGTCGAATCGGTTATCAATTATGACACGGTTGCCAATGCAATCGATACGATAAGCGAGGCCGTGAACAAAGCGGTCCTCTACCTGAAGACCCGTTCATTCGAAGAAGATGAGCCCGTTCCCAAGGTTGA
Protein-coding sequences here:
- a CDS encoding putative RNA methyltransferase is translated as MAVLKKMIAAELLEANEGLFRCPICIADMTLRDKAQFVCQAGHSFDLAKQGYVNLAPQAHATKYDKELFTARSHVMASGFFDSVVDFIAKAIQERLGDKNKLTILDAGCGEGTHLMNVLGALGGERVGVGIDLAKEGIVAAAKAYPGTIWTVADLANCPFRDAGFDVILNILSPANYAEFTRLLRSGGWIVKVVPEKQYLQELREIFYAGKEAKEETDPVGRFSEQVSDVHVEHITYPFELDRGLLASLIRMTPLTWGADEEKVAEALQSGLSSITIDYKVLIGQRAE